A genomic segment from Aegilops tauschii subsp. strangulata cultivar AL8/78 chromosome 1, Aet v6.0, whole genome shotgun sequence encodes:
- the LOC141039144 gene encoding uncharacterized protein: MDDGKLTTLTEHITTHGTTVLEVVYTNDPRTVERIIKKYEEWIKEEKNKFVGLDLEYTRKSSYIRQGIAVVQLAMREHVLVYHYCRSKRSQALVDFLQRKAVTFTSVDTRNDKTMLARAWIKIPDEHHVDIQRLFCIKGGGERDSMGDLAAAIIDPSYKNMKKSFPKEKHQFWEWKPLSPIHLEYAAKDGYVSYELYRRILIIKNGLRHLHQQPMKERLRPRKNKDERSSSGWKRRKGTVVSKLQENGCLH; the protein is encoded by the coding sequence ATGGACGACGGGAAACTAACAACGCTCACCGAACACATCACTACCCACGGTACAACCGTGCTGgaggtggtgtacaccaacgacccaaGGACTGTGGAGCGGATCATCAAAAAGTACGAGGAATGGATAAAGGAGGAGAAGAACAAGTTCGTCGGCCTCGACCTCGAGTACACACGTAAGAGCAGTTACATACGACAAGGGATCGCCGTCGTCCAACTTGCCATGCGCGAGCATGTCCTTGTATACCACTACTGCAGATCCAAGCGCTCCCAGGCGTTAGTTGACTTCCTGCAACGGAAAGCGGTAACTTTCACTAGCGTCGACACCAGGAACGACAAGACCATGCTTGCCCGTGCATGGATCAAAATTCCAGACGAGCACCACGTCGACATCCAGAGGCTATTCTGCATCAAGGGTGGTGGAGAAAGGGACTCCATGGGTGACCTTGCagcggccatcatcgacccctcaTACAAGAACATGAAGAAATCATTCCCAAAGGAGAAGCACCAGTTCTGGGAGTGGAAGCCACTTTCCCCGATACACCTTGAGTACGCGGCAAAGGACGGGTATGTTAGCTACGAGTTGTACCGCAGAATCCTAATCATCAAGAACGGGCTACGTCACCTCCACCAACAACCAATGAAAGAAAGACTCCGCCCACGTAAGAACAAAGACGAGAgatcttccagcggctggaagcGCCGGAAGGGAACCGTGGTTAGTAAATTGCAAGAAAATGGATGTCTACATTAA